In Spinacia oleracea cultivar Varoflay chromosome 5, BTI_SOV_V1, whole genome shotgun sequence, a single window of DNA contains:
- the LOC110785787 gene encoding GDSL esterase/lipase At4g18970 codes for MWRVSAIFFFLVIVGSNLVNGEPKVPCYFIFGDSLSDAGNNNPLNTMAKANYSPYGVDFPGKVPTGRFTNGRTIADFITQFLDFQEFINPYTPQMGQDVYRGVNFASGASGILPNTGSHLGDRIWMDQQLQNYNKTISKLQSMVSSPVSSYLNKCLYTVNIGSNDYINNYFMPEHYPSSDRFTTDKYATLLTTRYKAQLQALYDSGARKIAVFGLGQIGCTPAEMTMNNSTQCVKKINQAVQLFNTKLVSLVDDFNANLPGTPFTFINLYAMQALNPLPPGFITDPTCCKLRSDFMCEPLSPPCNHRNFYGFMDGFHPTEVLNEIAATIAFNTPLPLLFVHPMSIRQLIN; via the exons ATGTGGAGAGTTTCAGCAATCTTCTTCTTTCTAGTTATAGTTGGCTCTAATTTGGTTAACGGTGAACCAAAAGTGCCATGCTACTTCATCTTTGGAGATTCGTTATCAGATGCTGGTAACAATAATCCCCTCAATACAATGGCTAAAGCTAATTATTCACCTTATGGGGTTGACTTTCCAGGCAAAGTTCCCACCGGAAGGTTTACTAATGGGCGCACCATTGCAGATTTTATCA CTCAATTCTTGGACTTTCAAGAATTCATTAATCCATATACTCCTCAAATGGGTCAAGATGTATATCGAGGCGTAAATTTCGCATCCGGAGCTTCTGGAATCCTTCCAAACACTGGATCACATTTG GGTGATCGGATTTGGATGGACCAACAATTacaaaattataataaaacgaTCTCAAAGCTTCAATCGATGGTTTCGAGTCCTGTTAGTAGCTACTTAAACAAGTGTTTGTACACGGTTAATATTGGCAGCAATGACTAcattaataattatttcatgCCAGAACACTATCCTTCTAGCGACCGCTTTACCACTGACAAATATGCAACATTACTCACTACTCGATATAAAGCTCAACTACAG GCACTGTATGATTCTGGTGCAAGGAAGATAGCAGTTTTTGGATTGGGACAGATCGGTTGCACTCCAGCTGAAATGACTATGAACAATTCAACGCAATGTGTTAAGAAAATCAACCAAGCAGTACAACTTTTCAATACAAAGCTTGTTTCTCTAGTGGATGATTTCAACGCAAACCTTCCTGGGACTCCGTTTACCTTCATTAATCTCTATGCCATGCAAGCCTTAAATCCACTCCCCCCAG GCTTTATTACAGATCCTACTTGTTGCAAACTAAGAAGTGATTTCATGTGCGAGCCATTGAGTCCACCTTGTAACCACAGGAATTTCTATGGATTCATGGACGGATTTCATCCAACTGAAGTACTGAATGAAATAGCAGCAACAATTGCATTCAACACTCCGCTTCCGTTATTATTTGTTCATCCTATGAGTATCCGTCAATTAATAAATTGA